From Halococcus saccharolyticus DSM 5350, a single genomic window includes:
- the ligA gene encoding NAD-dependent DNA ligase LigA, which yields MAAADEIDGNPYAHDPETAFAPVEELSEETARDQAEQLRAALRYHDHRYYVANDPVIGDRTYDTLFSRLEALEAAFDLPTENSPTRRVGGEPLDELDTVEHVAPMLSIDSSGDPDEVREFDARVRRELARSGGGQRSLADFDSEGDGEDDPADVAVEYVCEPKFDGLSIEVIYENGVYERAATRGDGYEGDDVTANVRTIGSVPQRLRGDHPDYLAVRGEIYMPREAFTAHNRERVERGDDPFANPRNAAAGTLRQLDPKITAERPLACFFFGVLDASYAFETHAEQYAKLPEWGLRVTERVAVVDGIEDAIEYRDRLGEDREDLDYEIDGAVVSVNDLAACERLGTTSRAPRWAYAYKFPARTEVTRVADITVQIGRTGRATPVALLEPVEVGGVEVSRATLHNPGEVEELGVNVGDEVRLKRAGDVIPYVSEVVEDGGEGIFAFPDRCPVCDSPIERDGPLAFCTGGVSCPTQLQRAVEHYASREGLDIEGLGEERVEQLIDAGLVESLPDLYDLRVADLGQLDGWGETSAANLRDELDASTDPPLPDFLTALGVPEVGAATASNLAREFGDVDTLLAADEDALREVPDVGPRVASEIREFFDNERNRETIEGLRERGVEPQPVEADASDELDGLTFVFTGGLSAMTREEATDRVERHGARSTGSVSSNTDYLVVGDDPGQRKRDDAAAEDVPELTEAEFETFLAEQGVER from the coding sequence ATGGCAGCCGCCGACGAGATCGACGGGAATCCCTACGCCCACGACCCCGAAACGGCGTTCGCGCCGGTCGAGGAGCTGAGCGAGGAGACGGCGCGTGACCAGGCCGAACAGCTCCGCGCGGCGCTCCGATATCACGACCACCGCTACTACGTCGCAAACGATCCCGTCATCGGCGATCGGACGTACGATACACTGTTCTCCCGGCTCGAAGCCCTCGAAGCCGCCTTCGACCTCCCGACCGAGAACAGCCCCACACGACGGGTCGGCGGCGAACCGCTCGACGAACTCGATACCGTCGAACACGTCGCGCCGATGCTCTCGATCGACTCCAGTGGCGATCCCGACGAAGTCCGGGAGTTCGACGCACGAGTTCGGCGCGAACTCGCCCGCAGCGGTGGGGGCCAGCGCTCGCTCGCGGATTTCGACAGCGAAGGCGACGGTGAAGACGATCCCGCCGACGTTGCAGTCGAGTACGTCTGCGAGCCGAAGTTCGACGGGCTCTCGATCGAAGTGATCTACGAGAACGGCGTTTACGAGCGCGCCGCAACGCGGGGCGATGGGTACGAAGGTGACGACGTGACCGCGAACGTCCGCACGATCGGGTCAGTTCCACAGCGCCTTCGAGGCGACCACCCCGACTACCTGGCCGTACGCGGCGAGATTTACATGCCGCGCGAGGCCTTCACCGCCCACAACCGCGAGCGAGTCGAGCGCGGCGACGATCCGTTCGCCAATCCCCGAAACGCCGCCGCCGGGACGCTCCGCCAGCTCGACCCGAAGATCACGGCCGAACGCCCGCTCGCGTGTTTCTTTTTCGGGGTTCTCGACGCGAGCTACGCGTTCGAGACACACGCGGAACAGTACGCGAAACTCCCCGAGTGGGGACTCCGCGTCACCGAACGGGTTGCAGTCGTCGACGGGATCGAAGATGCCATCGAGTACCGCGATCGACTGGGGGAGGATCGCGAGGACCTCGATTACGAGATCGACGGGGCCGTGGTCTCGGTCAACGATCTCGCGGCCTGTGAACGCCTCGGAACGACATCACGCGCGCCGCGGTGGGCCTACGCCTACAAATTCCCCGCTCGGACCGAAGTCACGCGGGTCGCCGACATCACGGTGCAGATCGGCCGTACGGGACGGGCAACGCCGGTCGCACTGCTCGAACCAGTCGAAGTCGGCGGGGTCGAAGTCTCGCGCGCAACCCTCCACAACCCGGGTGAGGTCGAGGAGCTCGGCGTGAACGTCGGCGACGAGGTGCGGCTCAAGCGTGCTGGCGACGTCATCCCCTACGTCTCGGAAGTCGTCGAGGACGGCGGCGAAGGCATCTTCGCGTTCCCGGATCGCTGTCCGGTCTGTGACAGTCCGATCGAGCGCGACGGGCCGCTCGCGTTCTGTACCGGCGGTGTGTCCTGTCCCACCCAGCTCCAGCGCGCAGTCGAGCACTACGCCAGCCGCGAGGGCCTCGATATCGAGGGGCTCGGCGAGGAGCGCGTCGAACAGCTCATCGACGCCGGGCTGGTCGAGTCACTTCCGGATCTCTACGACCTGCGAGTGGCCGATCTCGGTCAGCTCGACGGCTGGGGCGAGACGAGTGCCGCAAACCTCCGTGACGAACTCGACGCCTCGACCGACCCGCCGCTCCCGGACTTTCTCACGGCGCTCGGGGTGCCGGAAGTGGGTGCGGCGACGGCGTCGAACCTCGCACGCGAGTTCGGCGACGTCGATACCCTACTGGCTGCGGACGAGGACGCTCTCCGCGAGGTCCCCGACGTCGGGCCGCGAGTCGCGAGCGAAATCAGGGAGTTCTTCGACAACGAACGGAACCGAGAGACGATCGAGGGGCTTCGCGAGCGCGGCGTCGAACCACAGCCCGTCGAAGCCGACGCGAGCGACGAACTCGACGGGCTGACGTTCGTGTTTACCGGGGGACTCTCGGCCATGACCCGGGAAGAAGCAACTGATCGCGTCGAACGTCACGGCGCGCGAAGTACGGGCAGCGTCTCGTCCAATACGGATTATCTCGTGGTCGGCGACGACCCCGGTCAGCGAAAACGCGACGACGCCGCCGCCGAGGACGTCCCCGAACTCACCGAAGCCGAGTTCGAGACGTTCCTCGCCGAGCAGGGTGTCGAACGCTGA
- a CDS encoding pyridoxal-phosphate-dependent aminotransferase family protein, which yields MTDDEFLLLNPGPVPVTSAVREAMDAPMVSHRSADFEAVYERAQNGLDYVFEHSTPQEQSTSAGGTSLVLNGTATMGMEAAVANLVGEGDKVVALVNGKFGRRFARIAARYASVTRVEVEWGDSLDPDDVAEAVTDDTDLVTMVHNETSTGILNPVPEVGEIAAAHDTRFVVDGVTSIGGDVFRIDDWNVDIAITDSQKALAAPPGVSAMYVTDRVVEHLDGERAPFYADLDWHLRKADDNQTPFTSAVPLFRALAVAVEEIESEGMEARIDRHRRQAAAFRSGFDGMGLDGFPTLGDASTHSNTVTAISLPASVRENPEEFFAAVDERNVSISGGQAHLGGEIFRVSNMGHLADEQVLRGIRTVGEAFTDVGVDVDLDAGLDDARAQLD from the coding sequence ATGACCGACGACGAGTTCCTGCTGCTCAATCCCGGGCCGGTGCCCGTGACGAGCGCAGTCCGCGAGGCAATGGACGCGCCGATGGTTTCACACCGCTCGGCCGACTTCGAGGCGGTGTACGAGCGCGCCCAGAACGGGCTCGATTACGTCTTCGAACACTCGACGCCACAGGAGCAGTCGACCAGTGCCGGCGGGACCAGTCTCGTTCTCAACGGCACGGCGACGATGGGGATGGAGGCCGCCGTCGCCAACCTCGTCGGCGAGGGCGACAAAGTGGTCGCGCTCGTCAACGGCAAGTTCGGCCGGCGCTTCGCACGGATCGCCGCACGATACGCATCGGTAACCCGGGTCGAGGTCGAGTGGGGCGACTCGCTCGATCCCGACGATGTCGCCGAGGCCGTCACCGACGACACCGATCTCGTGACGATGGTCCACAACGAAACCAGTACTGGAATACTGAACCCCGTTCCCGAGGTGGGCGAGATCGCCGCCGCCCACGACACCCGGTTCGTCGTCGACGGCGTGACCTCGATCGGCGGGGACGTCTTCCGGATCGACGACTGGAACGTCGACATCGCGATCACCGACTCACAGAAGGCGCTCGCCGCACCGCCCGGCGTCAGCGCGATGTACGTGACCGACCGTGTGGTCGAGCATCTCGACGGCGAGCGCGCACCGTTCTACGCCGACCTCGACTGGCATCTCCGGAAGGCCGACGATAACCAGACCCCCTTCACGAGCGCCGTCCCGCTCTTTCGGGCGCTCGCGGTGGCGGTCGAGGAGATCGAGTCGGAGGGAATGGAAGCCCGAATCGACCGTCACCGTCGGCAGGCGGCCGCTTTCCGATCGGGATTCGACGGGATGGGACTCGACGGGTTCCCCACGCTCGGCGACGCGAGCACCCACTCGAACACCGTGACGGCCATCTCGCTGCCCGCATCGGTTCGCGAGAATCCCGAGGAGTTCTTCGCCGCGGTCGACGAGCGCAACGTTTCGATCAGCGGTGGCCAGGCCCACCTCGGCGGCGAGATATTCCGAGTGAGCAATATGGGCCACCTCGCGGACGAACAGGTGCTTCGCGGAATTCGAACCGTGGGCGAGGCGTTTACCGACGTCGGCGTCGATGTCGATCTCGACGCGGGGCTCGACGACGCCCGCGCACAGCTCGACTGA